In Solanum lycopersicum chromosome 5, SLM_r2.1, the following are encoded in one genomic region:
- the LOC138348726 gene encoding uncharacterized protein has product MRGQNDWQKREQASWMIRKIMQAKQIVDQVHIKEGKGMVKQIYDYLRGEQPKPLWKCLMFKNSARPKAIFTLWILMYRKLATVDRLSKWGLTHDTSCVLCTNMDESLDHVFLQCHYVGEVWERVLACAGFHNNRTKTWTQFVQWCIQHRKGKTTRAQLFKMILVEVVYAVWNERNKGIFEDKKSLIDKVVKKIAYVTIARSPISISKIFSHRKI; this is encoded by the coding sequence ATGAGAGGGCAGAATGATTGGCAGAAGAGAGAACAAGCTAGTTGGATGATCAGGAAGATAATGCAGGCTAAACAAATAGTTGATCAAGTTCACataaaagaaggaaaaggaatGGTTAAGCAAATCTATGATTACTTGAGAGGGGAACAACCTAAACCTTTGTGGAAATGTCTAATGTTCAAGAATTCAGCAAGGCCAAAAGCTATTTTTACTCTATGGATACTGATGTATAGAAAGCTAGCAACAGTGGATAGGCTTTCCAAATGGGGGTTAACACATGATACATCTTGTGTACTATGTACAAATATGGATGAAAGTTTGGACCACGTGTTCTTACAATGTCACTATGTAGGGGAAGTATGGGAAAGAGTATTAGCATGTGCTGGTTTCCACAACAACAGAACAAAGACATGGACACAGTTTGTGCAATGGTGTATACAACATAGGAAAGGGAAGACTACAAGAGCTCAATTATTCAAGATGATATTAGTTGAAGTTGTGTATGCTGTTTGGAATGAGAGAAACAAGGGAATCTTTGAAGACAAGAAGAGTTTGATAGATAAGGTTGTTAAGAAGATAGCCTATGTAACTATTGCAAGATCTCCTATTAGCATTAGCAAGATATTTAGTCATAGGAAGATTTGA